From Trueperaceae bacterium, one genomic window encodes:
- the tsaB gene encoding tRNA (adenosine(37)-N6)-threonylcarbamoyltransferase complex dimerization subunit type 1 TsaB, whose product MRLHLGLDTSGPHLAVALADADGTPVARRSDDVGRAHARRIVPTLEALLADVGAARSDLVAVTVGVGPGSYTGLRVGVATARGLALGLGVPLGGASSLAPVAWAALAPGEIGVVVRDARRGQVYAATYARTGDALIERAPAAKRPRDAVAAEHADARWLEDVAPDATWLATRPPGGAPPDPAYL is encoded by the coding sequence GTGCGCCTCCACCTCGGCCTCGACACGTCCGGCCCCCACCTCGCCGTCGCCCTCGCGGACGCCGACGGCACCCCCGTCGCGCGACGGAGCGACGACGTGGGGCGCGCTCACGCCCGACGGATCGTCCCGACCCTCGAGGCGCTCCTCGCCGACGTCGGGGCGGCGCGCAGCGACCTGGTCGCCGTCACGGTCGGCGTCGGGCCGGGGTCGTACACCGGCCTCCGCGTGGGGGTCGCCACCGCCCGCGGGCTGGCGCTCGGGCTCGGCGTGCCGCTGGGCGGCGCGAGCTCGCTCGCGCCGGTCGCGTGGGCGGCGTTGGCGCCCGGCGAGATCGGCGTCGTCGTGCGCGACGCCCGCCGCGGCCAGGTGTACGCCGCCACGTACGCACGCACCGGCGACGCCCTGATCGAGCGCGCGCCGGCCGCCAAACGCCCCCGCGACGCGGTCGCGGCCGAGCACGCGGACGCCCGCTGGCTCGAGGACGTCGCGCCCGACGCGACGTGGCTGGCGACCCGCCCGCCGGGCGGCGCGCCCCCCGACCCCGCCTACCTCTGA